One Lagenorhynchus albirostris chromosome 7, mLagAlb1.1, whole genome shotgun sequence genomic window, GGCCTGGGTCTTAAATGGGAGCGAAttggtttccattttctgaaTGTTCCCTCTTACTTTCtacttctgtttttgcttttcattttgcactCTCCAGATAGGTtagggcagtgtttctcaaccacTGTTTTTCATCCTTGCCTCCCCTTCTCCTGCCCACAGAacctttctagatatttttttccatatggccCCCCTATGAAATTTTGATACACAGATATACTGGGTACATCAATATGTACTCCATGCATACctctactttataaatagaaaaagaaagtgaaaagttttttctttttattcgaTGCAGGGGTGAGTATGACAAAAAAAATTAGGCTAAAAATTAGCTGTAAAAGCTACTGCaattaatttaacattttggtTAAGTGTGCAGAATGACTTTTAATGTAATACATTTACTTAATAAATAGGAATGTATCAAATtacatattcaataaaaatttatacaaATACTTCATAAGAATACCAAtgtatagatatatttaaaaatctatcaaaaCTGCTAAAACCattgaaaatttaaatgattttcttaacatttatttttaagtaattctTAGTTTTGATTCATATCATAAAATGATTTCTAACTTCACTAGCTGCTAGATATTCCTCTAGATATTGTCAACAACTTTTTCTCTTTAGGACTAGACATAATTATTGATCTCCTAGATAACTTGtttagaattaaataataaaatacaacctATTTGTGCTTAATTCCCGATGCCCACATCACACTGAGGCTCAAACATAAGCAAAATCCACAAGACAGACAAGGACACCTCATAAGTAAGCAGAGGGCACCTCTCACATTATGACTTTGAGTTCAATCATATGATGGAGAGAAAGTCCTGTAATGAAACATCAAGCCACCATGGCTTGTAGCACTGATCCTGCATATTGTGTATCTTCCATGCACTCAATGTCAATGCCTCTCATCTCATACACaagaaaacccaaagagaaaaatgaatacaaagGAATGAGATTTTGCTGGATAGGGTTGAGCTTTGGAGTGCCACCCACCATTGTAGTAGCTAAGATTTGTTCGCACCCCTAACAACTACTGTTTGCACCCGTGGGAGCGATCTGCTCCCAGATGATTTAGGAATCATCATCGATTTGaatctttctctgtatttttgcaTTGAATTTCAGATTCCCCAAAGGACTGTCAGAGGTTCCAATCCAAGCCTATTCTTTTCAAACGAAAGAAAACCATCTTTGTAATTAATTGAGAACTGGATAAATGTTGATTGGTATCATGGAAAGAATTCACTTTCAACTCTGATcatgaattcttttattttgcagTGGATGTTCTGTGGCCTCAGCCCCCTCTAATACCGATCTTTCAATAAATAATAGGTATGTGACTATCTGTGGCAAATCAGCTCTGTAGCAACTGGACTCTGTCGTATTCTCTGTGGTACCCTCGGCACCAGGCCCAGTGTAATCACGCAACAGGTACTTTTAACTAAAGCAATTTCTCAGATGGTCTCCTCCCACTGGAAGGCAGTTACGAATGACCAAGCTATTTTCCTTTATCACGGTCGTATTTGCTGGGATTATAATAGACAGTGGCTGGTATTCCCACTCTACTCCTACTGGTATCACTCATGCCTACTGAGTTTGTTGCTAAAACCACTAGGATTCTCTTTCCTTTAAGGTGCCTATGGCTCTGGGGATTCAAGTTGTAAGAGCAGCACAATTTTCAGCCGTTGCCCGGCACTCTATTAAACTCAGGAGGATGGCCTCGTCGCTAATTTGTCCTCTACTAGGTCATGACAGAAAATAACCAGCTTGATGTCACATACAGAGCCACGTATCTGAACTCAAATTCTCCCTGATTCACACAGGTCACAGCGACCAGACAATTAACCACGTTACTCTTACTGACATTCTTTGGAGACTCCTCACAAAGACTGATGAATGATCATGTTCATCCTGTGTCTTCATTCCCTTTCAAGGGACGATGGGGTCCATTTCAGTTTGATTTCCAAATTTTGACACATAATAATTAAAGCATTACTGCAGGTTTGAAATCAAGAGTTTGGATTCTGAGTCCTCGGTCTGCTCTTTTGGCCTGGTAAATGGCTCATTCTTCTTTATTTACATGAATATATTCTCTCTTCTGGATGCCAAGACATGTAGCCTTCAATGCTCTTTGTGGTCTGAATGTTTTCGTCCCCACAAAATTCGTATTTGGAAGTCCaaacccccaaagtgatggtatcaGGTGGCGGGCCCTTTGGGACTTGATTAGGGTGTGAAGATGGAGGCCTCacgatggaattagtgcccttatcaaAGAGGTCAGAGATAAATGCCTCCCTCTCCTGCTGTATGATGATACAAGGAGAACTCTGCAGTGTGAGACCTGAAGCAGCCTCTCACCAGAACTGGACCACGCAGACACCCAGATCTTGGATTTCCAGACTCTAGAACTGTGAGCAATACATTTCTGCTCTTTACAAACTACCCAGTCTATGCTCTTTTGTTGAAGAAGCCCAAGTAGTAAGACATGACCTGACCTATTGTGTCCTTAGAATACCTCCCAGAAGTCTGTAAAATACCTAAAGCAAGAGGTACCATCTTACCCAACCCCGTTTCCTAGACAGCTAGTCCAGTCCCAGCATTTCAGGAGCTCAATCCATACTCATGAAGGGACCAGTGATGATAGTAATAGGAGAAGGAACAATACCAACATATATTAGATAGATATGGTATGAGAGGATGATAATCTACAGAGACTTTGGAAATTCTTCATGGTTCTACAAGGGAAGTGATAATGGAATATTGTGTGAGATACTTTTTTAAAGATCATTTGcaggaatattttcttcttcaagttTGTATTTTCAATATTTAGAAGATCAGGATGAGAATCATGGGCCTGGACGCAAATGGAAGTGTCGCTCTCCATTTTTTCCTCAGTCATCCTCAAGTACTTACAAGGAGCTGCCTGATCATACTTTTCTCGTCTCCCTCAGGCAATAAGGAAACAACTTGTGTCTACATTTGTGGATATTTTCCTCGTAGGCTATGCCTTTGGGCATCAATTTGAATGCTTCTTTCCAACAGTCTATGATGCTGTGAACTGTGAGTGACATCCGTGTGATCTTCCCCAAGCTGAACTTGTGAAATAAGAATTTGGGTCTGATtgtgggtttgtttctttttttaaattttctttatttcagcaAATGAACAATAAATATACCTGAAATCATAATACCACTGAGTCTGAGAATAAATATTCAAActtgactcttttctttcttttaaggcaGAACTAGAGGATgagatattttttaactttttattttatacgggagtatatttgattaacaatgctgtgctagcctcaagtgtacagcaaagtgattcagccacACACATTCATGCATCCATTCTTTctcaaactcccctcccatctagGTTGccacataatattgagcagagttccctgtgctacacagtaggtccctgttggccATCCATCccaaatatagcagtgtgtacatgtcaatcccaaactccccaacTATCcgtcccccacccttcccccctggtaaccataagtttcttctGTTAGTCTGTGGGTCCGTTTCTGCattgtaactaagttcatttgtatcattttttttagattccacatataaatgatatttctctttctctgtgggtcagattgttttttaatgaagtgtGTGCAAGCAAGAACATTAGTtgttcccctccaccccacccagaACTTCATTAGGACAAATAGTGTAAAGATGAAAAGTGGTCTTATGCACTGAACTTGTCTCCTCGTCTATTAATCATCCAATAATTTCCCAACTTCCTTGCAGTGAGATTTCCACAAGAATAAATCCAGGCCATGTAATGTGAGCAGAAGTGCTCTTGCCCTGTATAGTCCTGGCCCTTGAAAACGTCCCATGTGATGCACCGGACGTTTTCCCTTTCCCACTGAGTGGAATAGACTCAAATACTGCAGAAAAATTTGCAGTCACCTGTTGATGATGGAAAAATCCACAAAACAGGGGGTACCCATGTCCCCGAATCACTCTTTGGAGAGCAACTTAGAACATCCATCTGATCAGGAATGCCTGCCTTGTGTTCTTATACCAGGGAAAGATAAGATTCTATTATGATCAAATTCCTGACAGCATTCTCTTTACCCGTTACAGCAGTCAGCATTAACTTAACCGACAAATATCTTTAACACCACACTATCCAAAAAACCTTTCTATACTTCATGTGTTGAAAATAGGAAATACCTCTCCCAAAACTTAAAGTaatcttttaaattatgttataaaattatttatacaaGAAAAGAGATTGCGTTCtgtcaaaaccttttttaaaatcatgattttcttttcagaCATTTTTCAGCCTGTGAGGAAACACAAGTCGAGATTGCTTTGGACTTGAACACTAATGTAATTGAATGAGAAGTGTCACGagtataaaaaatattctgtatttgttGACATTTCTTTGAGGATTCTTACATAAGGGAAAGGCACCTTTTAATTTCCACTCTGACAACCTCCCAGGCACAGGGGCTGTATTCCTTTGCCTTCAGATAGACATGGATTCCATGGAAATACTCCCGGGCAGCACGTCCCAAATCTCGACAATCCAGATTGTCTTTTTTCATCTGTTCCAGTCGGTGCAGCCTCAGATGAAGGCTAGAGAGAAGTTTATCGAGGAGGGTGTTGTTCCAGGCAGCACGGCTGTCCTCCGTGGTGAAGAGGTTGAAGATCTGCTGGAGCATCAGATGGTGGTGACAGGTGCCTTGAGTCACCTGGATTGGGGTGATATTCTCTCTTTTCCAAGGAAATTTGAAGTCGGTTCTGTCCTTTAGGCACCACTGAGAGGGGATCCTTTGCAACTGTTCCAAATGTTGGAAGACGTCCTTGTTTTCCTGGCTATGGCTTCTAGGCAAGTTCCAGCCAAGAGAGTAAGCAGGGATAGAGCAGAGCAGCACTCCTGCCACTAGCAAATAGATCTGGGCCATTAAGAAAGGGTGATTCACTAGACGGCCGCCAGGAGAGGCGTGGGCACCGCCAAACAATTAATGAGTGGGAAGCTTCCTTCCCTGGAACTGTGGACAGCGTCCTTCCCTAGGTGGCCGGTAGAGGGCGCAGGGTTTGTTTGGGAAACGCCGACGATTAAGTTTGCCTTCTGCAGTGTCTCCTGCAGCTCGAGAGACAGGGCGAAAAGTAGTCCCTGAGGCTGCTTTAATAATCAGCATAGTGCGCGAAACACCTTGGTTTTCTCGGTGCTGAGCGTTGAAGAGGAAGCCTTGTCGCGGCCTCGCCAGAGACATTTTTGTGTGGCTGGGAACAAGAACTTTGCATTTTCAGGCTTCCCCTGAGTTCTGCgctttattttctcacagaaaCTTGAGCGAGGCAATTTTTGGGAAAGAAGCCTTTTTCTGAGCGGTCTGAGGTGGGGAATCAGAGCGATCCCCAGCCGCAGAGAAAGGGGAGCCGATTTTTCCGATTCGGGCTCGTTTCTGGCGCGAGACAGCGAAGGCCCAGAGAAAGGGGAAGGCGGCGGCGGCGATGGCACGACAGGACGGTGTTGGGGACGCCCTGAGGGGTGAGTCGGCGCGCGGCCACCACCGGGGCCGAGGACGCGGGAGCTGAGCGCCCCTGTAGATTCTCTGGGACTTCATGGAGTCTTTCAAGGATACAGCGTTAAAGTGAGGGAGAAAGTATTGAATATCTGAAAAgtaggaatattaaaaaaattcacagcctttttttacattttaaaattaattttatatttaacttaattcatatgatatttaaattaaatattttaaatgtttcatatttttataaatttgttaaaatattttcaatattaagcgtagaatattaaaatatattttcatattaaaatatagcattttattaaactttatttaaactATATTGTCTTTATACTAAAGTaagtatttaatataattaattatttgtttatttattttaggctgggtttatttattttaggctgggt contains:
- the LOC132522917 gene encoding interferon alpha-13-like encodes the protein MAQIYLLVAGVLLCSIPAYSLGWNLPRSHSQENKDVFQHLEQLQRIPSQWCLKDRTDFKFPWKRENITPIQVTQGTCHHHLMLQQIFNLFTTEDSRAAWNNTLLDKLLSSLHLRLHRLEQMKKDNLDCRDLGRAAREYFHGIHVYLKAKEYSPCAWEVVRVEIKRCLSLM